In the Corynebacterium gerontici genome, one interval contains:
- a CDS encoding DUF3817 domain-containing protein: MTNTPKIHPERQARVRKALKLFSISAWVTGVWLLILCTRMVLDYIVGVDIPTWAKYIGQVHGIFYMLYLVATLNLGTKARWEPTKWLVTALAGTIPFLSFFVEHWRRKEVEAQFQLS; the protein is encoded by the coding sequence ATGACGAATACGCCAAAAATTCACCCCGAGCGCCAAGCCCGAGTTCGTAAAGCACTGAAGCTTTTCTCCATTTCAGCGTGGGTCACTGGCGTGTGGTTGCTCATTCTATGCACCCGCATGGTGCTTGATTACATCGTAGGTGTGGACATCCCCACCTGGGCGAAGTACATCGGCCAAGTGCACGGCATTTTTTACATGCTGTACCTGGTGGCCACCTTGAACCTTGGCACCAAGGCACGCTGGGAGCCTACCAAGTGGCTGGTCACCGCGCTGGCGGGCACCATCCCCTTCCTCTCCTTCTTCGTGGAGCACTGGCGCCGCAAGGAAGTGGAAGCGCAGTTCCAGCTCTCCTAA
- the rdgB gene encoding RdgB/HAM1 family non-canonical purine NTP pyrophosphatase, producing MQILLASNNAKKLRELQTILDSAGIDGVEVLPLSAVDAYEEPVEDGRTFADNALIKARAGAKHAGLVTVADDSGIAVDELNGMPGVLSARWSGAHGNDEANNELLLGQMAHVPDERRAAAFVSVCALVTPEGEEHVVEGRWPGRLLRASQGEGGFGYDPLFVPTEEDEAGTGRSAGELSPEEKNAISHRGRALSQLVPVIKDLAG from the coding sequence ATGCAGATCCTGCTTGCATCCAATAACGCCAAGAAGTTGCGCGAGCTGCAAACCATCCTCGATTCTGCCGGGATCGATGGGGTAGAGGTACTGCCGCTCAGTGCAGTGGATGCCTACGAAGAACCAGTGGAGGACGGCCGGACCTTCGCCGATAACGCGCTGATCAAGGCGCGCGCCGGGGCGAAGCATGCGGGCCTGGTCACCGTCGCCGATGATTCCGGCATCGCCGTGGATGAGCTCAACGGCATGCCCGGCGTGCTTTCTGCACGCTGGAGTGGTGCCCACGGCAATGACGAGGCCAATAACGAGCTGCTGCTCGGCCAAATGGCACACGTGCCCGATGAGCGCCGTGCCGCGGCCTTCGTGTCCGTCTGCGCACTGGTTACCCCCGAAGGCGAGGAGCACGTGGTGGAAGGCCGTTGGCCTGGCCGCCTGCTGCGCGCCTCGCAGGGCGAGGGAGGATTTGGTTATGATCCGCTCTTCGTTCCCACCGAAGAAGATGAGGCTGGCACCGGCCGCAGCGCCGGTGAACTGAGCCCCGAGGAAAAGAATGCGATCTCGCACCGCGGGCGTGCGCTTTCGCAACTCGTCCCCGTGATCAAGGATTTGGCTGGCTAG
- the rph gene encoding ribonuclease PH, with translation MTETFSRADGRARDQMRPVKITRGFTTNPAGSVLIEYGNTRVMCTASVELGVPRFKKDSGEGWLTAEYSMLPAATHDRMRRESMAGKVKGRTHEISRLVGRSLRAAVDLGELGENTINIDCDVLQADGGTRTASITGAYVALADAIAHLKAEGVVPGEPLLPPVAAVSVGLIDGHVCLDLPYEEDSRADVDMNVIMTESGKFVEIQGTGEHNTFDRDQLNAMLDYAEKGCRELIAAQKAALEGELR, from the coding sequence ATGACTGAAACTTTTTCGCGCGCCGACGGCCGCGCCCGTGACCAAATGCGCCCTGTGAAGATCACCCGCGGTTTCACCACCAATCCCGCAGGTAGTGTCCTCATTGAGTACGGAAATACCCGCGTGATGTGCACCGCAAGCGTTGAACTCGGTGTCCCTCGATTCAAAAAGGATTCCGGCGAAGGTTGGCTTACCGCTGAGTACTCGATGCTACCTGCCGCCACTCACGACCGTATGCGTCGCGAATCCATGGCCGGCAAAGTCAAGGGGCGCACGCACGAAATCTCTCGCCTCGTTGGCCGTTCCCTCCGCGCGGCCGTGGATTTGGGAGAGCTTGGCGAAAACACCATCAACATTGACTGCGATGTGCTGCAGGCCGACGGTGGCACCCGCACCGCCTCCATTACTGGTGCCTATGTTGCGCTTGCCGACGCGATCGCGCACCTCAAAGCCGAAGGCGTGGTTCCCGGCGAGCCGCTGCTGCCCCCAGTAGCTGCGGTTTCGGTTGGGCTTATCGACGGCCACGTCTGCCTCGATCTGCCCTATGAAGAAGACTCCCGCGCCGACGTAGACATGAACGTCATTATGACCGAGTCGGGCAAGTTCGTGGAGATTCAGGGCACGGGCGAGCACAACACCTTCGACCGTGATCAATTGAACGCCATGCTCGACTACGCGGAGAAGGGCTGCCGCGAGCTGATTGCCGCCCAAAAGGCGGCTCTGGAAGGGGAGCTGCGCTAA
- a CDS encoding MBL fold metallo-hydrolase gives MKVIVLGSSGSVGAPDNPASGYLILPDRGTGVLMDIGPGVLAQLQRFHGPNEAHVVFSHLHADHCLDFPSLMVWRRYHPESPASGRNLCFGPAATFEHLGRLSSDVAGEVDDMSDTFAFSPWQAHREEIVGSLNITPFPVIHPVETYALRVQDPRSGKVIAYSGDSSFTSELVACARDADLFLCEATWGVSSEGKAPNMHLSGAEAGRIAQEAGAKRLLLVHIPPWGDPQGALEAARAEFDGPVEVSAAGMEIHV, from the coding sequence ATGAAGGTGATTGTTCTTGGCAGTTCCGGAAGCGTCGGTGCTCCCGATAATCCGGCCTCTGGCTACCTCATCCTTCCCGATCGTGGCACGGGCGTGCTCATGGACATAGGTCCGGGGGTGCTCGCGCAGCTCCAGCGCTTCCACGGCCCCAATGAAGCACATGTGGTGTTCTCACATCTCCACGCAGATCATTGCCTCGATTTCCCATCGCTGATGGTGTGGCGGCGCTATCACCCAGAATCACCCGCATCGGGGCGCAACCTCTGTTTCGGTCCCGCTGCCACTTTTGAGCATCTTGGGCGTTTGAGTTCTGATGTGGCTGGTGAAGTAGACGACATGTCCGATACCTTCGCTTTCAGCCCCTGGCAGGCCCACCGTGAAGAAATTGTAGGTTCGCTGAACATCACACCTTTCCCCGTGATTCATCCAGTTGAAACCTATGCGCTGCGCGTGCAGGATCCCAGAAGCGGCAAGGTGATCGCGTACTCGGGGGATTCCTCTTTTACTTCCGAACTGGTGGCGTGCGCCCGCGATGCGGACCTCTTCCTCTGTGAGGCAACGTGGGGCGTGAGCAGCGAAGGCAAAGCGCCCAACATGCACCTATCAGGGGCAGAGGCCGGCCGTATCGCGCAAGAAGCTGGGGCAAAACGCCTGCTGCTGGTGCATATTCCGCCGTGGGGTGATCCGCAGGGTGCGTTGGAGGCGGCCCGCGCAGAATTCGATGGCCCAGTTGAGGTTTCCGCGGCTGGCATGGAGATCCACGTTTAA
- the murI gene encoding glutamate racemase: protein MPEPSSPIGIFDSGLGGLTVARTIMEQLPHESVHYIGDTAHAPYGPKSIAEVRERSIVIGDQLMERGVKMIVIACNTATSAALRDLRERYDVPVLGVILPAVRRAVATTRNGKIGVIGTEGTINSGAYQELFAASPSVEIAAAACPSFVSFVERGITAGRQILGVAQGYLEPLQAAGVDTLVLGCTHYPLLTGVIQLAMGDHVTLVSSAEETAKDVIRELSASDMLADEAHQPRHHFHSTGDPEVFAQLATRFLGPHVSNVEHITAT, encoded by the coding sequence ATGCCTGAGCCCTCATCACCCATTGGAATCTTCGACTCTGGCCTTGGCGGACTCACCGTGGCGCGCACCATCATGGAACAACTGCCACACGAATCCGTGCATTACATCGGCGACACCGCCCACGCCCCTTATGGCCCAAAATCCATCGCTGAGGTGCGGGAGCGTTCCATCGTGATCGGGGATCAGCTCATGGAGCGCGGGGTCAAAATGATCGTCATTGCTTGCAATACGGCTACCTCGGCGGCATTGCGAGACCTCCGAGAACGCTACGACGTGCCCGTACTCGGGGTGATTCTTCCAGCGGTTCGCAGGGCAGTAGCCACCACCCGCAATGGAAAAATTGGTGTGATTGGCACCGAAGGCACCATCAATTCGGGTGCATATCAAGAACTCTTTGCCGCTAGCCCTTCGGTGGAAATCGCAGCCGCTGCATGCCCTAGCTTTGTAAGCTTTGTGGAGCGCGGTATTACCGCTGGTAGGCAGATCCTCGGCGTGGCGCAGGGGTACCTTGAGCCTTTGCAAGCGGCCGGGGTAGACACCTTGGTGCTTGGGTGTACGCATTATCCATTGCTCACTGGCGTGATCCAATTGGCGATGGGGGATCACGTCACGCTCGTTTCTTCTGCAGAGGAGACGGCCAAGGATGTGATCCGTGAGCTTTCCGCCAGCGATATGTTGGCGGATGAGGCGCATCAGCCTCGGCACCATTTCCATTCCACGGGTGATCCAGAAGTTTTCGCGCAGTTAGCTACGCGATTCCTCGGCCCTCATGTGAGCAACGTGGAACACATCACCGCAACGTGA
- a CDS encoding rhomboid family intramembrane serine protease: protein MPQQAPVKTSGNVGAGFLYAFGYLVVIWSVHLVNVFVFRGTLTYFGVHPLDLSSIWHIFTAPLIHGSSAHIAANSIPGAIFCFLIGLSGHRAYWEVTGIVCVVSGLGTWLVGGIGTSHIGASGLIYGWLAYLVVRGIFNRSAGQVVLGIVLAFAYSGLIWGVLPTDEGVSWQAHLFGAIGGFIAGATITSDDPPALQAKRAREAQMRQARR, encoded by the coding sequence ATGCCACAGCAGGCTCCTGTGAAAACTTCCGGGAACGTCGGTGCAGGGTTCCTGTACGCCTTTGGCTACCTGGTGGTGATTTGGAGCGTGCACCTGGTCAACGTTTTCGTGTTCCGGGGAACGCTGACGTACTTCGGTGTGCACCCGCTGGATCTCTCATCAATCTGGCACATTTTCACTGCCCCGTTGATTCATGGCTCCTCGGCGCATATCGCTGCCAATTCCATCCCCGGTGCAATCTTCTGCTTCCTCATCGGCTTAAGCGGACATCGCGCTTACTGGGAAGTTACCGGCATAGTGTGCGTTGTTAGTGGCCTGGGCACCTGGCTTGTGGGTGGCATTGGCACCTCCCACATCGGTGCTTCGGGTTTGATTTATGGGTGGTTGGCCTACCTGGTGGTTCGCGGCATTTTTAACCGCAGCGCAGGGCAAGTGGTGCTCGGGATCGTACTGGCCTTTGCGTACTCCGGTTTGATTTGGGGCGTGCTGCCAACCGATGAAGGCGTGTCCTGGCAGGCGCACCTCTTTGGAGCCATCGGTGGCTTCATCGCCGGTGCCACGATTACCAGCGATGATCCTCCTGCGCTGCAGGCGAAGCGTGCACGCGAGGCGCAGATGCGTCAAGCACGCCGCTAA
- a CDS encoding P1 family peptidase yields MSLSTIPGISIGHASMESSGCTVVLARDAAVAAVDVRGGGPGTRETDLLKAHNTVERVQAICLCGGSAYGLAAADGAMRELEAQGIGFAVLGPEREGPIVPIVPGAVIFDLLVGDPACRPGAAEGAAATLKALSGKPEHRAHSNVGAGVAATAGKLRGGFGEAALQVGRWRIAAGVVANPVGHVVDPASGKLYGDPTAPGIDPGQYAQLEGLESKLNTTIGVIATDAPVTQAQAKRLAMVGHDGLARGVQPAHSPLDGDTLFSLSTGDASGVSTQELQQLCIAAADVVQAAIVDAVRRARPGFGLPAYESLRLEAL; encoded by the coding sequence GTGAGCTTGTCGACGATCCCCGGTATCTCCATCGGCCACGCCAGCATGGAATCGTCCGGATGCACTGTGGTGCTGGCCCGTGATGCCGCCGTGGCTGCCGTCGATGTGCGCGGCGGAGGCCCCGGCACCCGCGAGACTGACCTGCTGAAGGCTCACAACACCGTAGAGCGCGTGCAGGCCATCTGCTTATGCGGCGGATCCGCCTACGGGCTGGCGGCTGCTGACGGAGCGATGCGAGAACTGGAAGCGCAAGGCATTGGCTTTGCCGTGCTCGGCCCCGAGCGAGAAGGCCCCATCGTGCCCATCGTGCCAGGTGCAGTAATTTTCGATCTGCTGGTGGGCGATCCCGCTTGCCGCCCCGGAGCCGCCGAGGGTGCCGCTGCAACACTCAAGGCACTGAGCGGGAAGCCAGAACATAGAGCGCACAGCAATGTTGGCGCTGGTGTGGCAGCCACCGCGGGAAAACTCCGCGGAGGATTCGGTGAGGCGGCGCTGCAGGTTGGTCGGTGGCGGATAGCTGCAGGCGTGGTGGCAAACCCAGTTGGGCATGTGGTGGATCCAGCCAGCGGCAAGCTCTACGGCGATCCAACCGCGCCGGGCATTGATCCCGGGCAATACGCACAGCTTGAGGGTTTGGAATCGAAACTCAACACCACCATCGGCGTGATTGCCACCGACGCGCCCGTCACCCAAGCCCAGGCGAAGCGCCTCGCAATGGTGGGACACGACGGTCTGGCCCGAGGCGTCCAGCCTGCGCACTCGCCACTTGATGGAGACACGCTTTTTAGCCTTTCCACCGGCGACGCCAGCGGAGTGAGCACCCAAGAATTGCAGCAATTATGCATCGCCGCCGCTGATGTGGTGCAGGCTGCGATCGTGGACGCCGTGCGTCGCGCACGGCCAGGCTTTGGGTTACCCGCTTACGAGTCACTACGTTTGGAAGCACTATGA
- a CDS encoding DUF2017 domain-containing protein: MQPWKKKKALLRGTRYETVLEPIEREVLGDLAATVSEALIGRAQSAPKDELAELTGMAQGHTDAPEDPSLARLLPDFEREGDEEYEGDNSLLRSLHEQDITRAKLENLRAIGDVLGPDGSVMVSISEADAHKWLAGLNDLRLYLFSAEPENPDADRDRLNLVEWLAYNQESLLSAMMGPLEQ, translated from the coding sequence ATGCAACCGTGGAAGAAAAAGAAGGCCCTACTGCGCGGTACCCGCTACGAAACCGTGTTGGAGCCCATCGAACGCGAAGTGCTGGGCGATCTGGCCGCAACGGTGAGCGAGGCGCTGATAGGCCGGGCGCAATCCGCCCCCAAAGACGAGCTTGCCGAGCTCACCGGCATGGCCCAGGGGCACACAGACGCCCCCGAGGATCCTTCGCTGGCCCGACTTCTGCCGGACTTTGAGCGCGAAGGCGATGAGGAATACGAAGGCGATAATTCGCTCCTGCGATCCCTGCACGAGCAGGACATTACCCGCGCCAAACTGGAAAACCTCCGCGCAATCGGTGACGTTCTGGGCCCGGATGGCTCCGTGATGGTGAGCATCAGTGAGGCCGATGCTCACAAGTGGCTTGCGGGACTGAATGATCTGCGCCTCTACCTCTTTTCGGCGGAGCCGGAGAACCCCGATGCTGACCGTGACCGCCTCAACTTGGTGGAATGGCTCGCCTATAACCAGGAATCGCTGCTCAGCGCCATGATGGGTCCCCTGGAGCAGTAG
- the clpS gene encoding ATP-dependent Clp protease adapter ClpS, with translation MMSAPLASHDALERAEIRAMSSPMATPELDEALAVDVAAKENLPWMCIVWDDPVNLMSYVVYVFQTILGFSKKRAIELMQQVHTEGKAVVSSGEKDKVEADVKKLHTAGLWATMQQGG, from the coding sequence ATGATGTCTGCACCACTTGCATCTCACGATGCGCTCGAACGCGCCGAAATCCGCGCGATGAGTTCACCAATGGCAACACCGGAATTAGATGAGGCTTTGGCTGTCGATGTCGCCGCCAAAGAAAACCTGCCGTGGATGTGCATTGTGTGGGACGATCCGGTGAACCTCATGAGCTACGTGGTGTACGTTTTCCAGACCATCCTGGGCTTTTCCAAAAAACGCGCGATCGAGCTGATGCAGCAGGTGCACACGGAAGGCAAAGCGGTGGTGTCTTCTGGTGAAAAAGACAAGGTCGAAGCTGATGTGAAGAAGCTGCACACAGCCGGCCTTTGGGCGACCATGCAGCAAGGGGGTTAA
- a CDS encoding nicotinate phosphoribosyltransferase, with protein MGLHLDAVTSQQSTALLTDMYELTMLQSALADGTASKQCTFEVFSRRLPNERRYGVVAGTARVLDAVRAFRFSEEQLASLSFLDERTIDFLRNYEFRGNIDGYREGELYFPHSPLLTVRGTFAECVILETVILSIMNADSAIASAAARMVTAADGRPIFEMGSRRTHEQAAVTAARAAYLAGFVSTSNLEAVYRYGIPGTGTAAHAWTLLHINDDGTPNEDAAFRSQIDTLGIGTTLLVDTYDISQGVRNAIDVAGPELGAVRIDSGDLGVMTTKVRQELDDLGAHNTRIVVSSDLDEYAIAGLRGNPVDAFGVGTSVVTGSGAPTAGMVYKLVEVEGHPVAKRSRGKQMTGGTKKAVRTHRATGTAVEEIVFPFDHDAPKIGQLTSYELTVPLMRSGEVVEGLPTLEESRAYLARQLVTLPWEGLALSKDEPVLSTRFVGFE; from the coding sequence ATGGGGCTACACTTGGATGCCGTGACTTCTCAACAATCCACCGCACTGCTCACCGACATGTACGAGCTGACGATGCTGCAATCGGCGCTTGCCGACGGCACCGCCTCCAAGCAATGCACGTTTGAAGTATTTTCCAGGCGCCTTCCCAATGAACGCCGCTACGGAGTGGTTGCGGGCACGGCGCGCGTACTCGATGCGGTTCGCGCCTTCCGTTTCAGCGAGGAACAGCTTGCCTCGCTGAGCTTCTTAGACGAGCGAACCATCGATTTCCTGCGAAACTATGAGTTCCGCGGCAATATCGATGGCTACCGCGAGGGAGAGCTCTATTTCCCGCATTCTCCCCTGCTCACGGTGCGCGGCACCTTCGCGGAGTGCGTTATCTTAGAAACCGTGATCCTTTCGATCATGAACGCCGACTCCGCCATCGCTTCGGCGGCAGCCCGCATGGTCACCGCCGCTGATGGTCGCCCGATTTTCGAAATGGGCTCGCGCCGCACGCATGAGCAGGCAGCCGTCACCGCCGCCCGCGCAGCCTACCTGGCTGGCTTTGTCTCCACCTCAAACTTGGAGGCCGTGTATCGCTACGGCATTCCCGGCACCGGCACCGCCGCCCACGCTTGGACCCTGCTGCACATCAATGACGACGGCACCCCCAACGAGGACGCAGCGTTTCGCAGCCAGATCGACACCTTAGGTATCGGTACCACCCTGCTGGTGGATACCTATGACATCTCCCAGGGCGTTCGTAATGCCATCGATGTAGCAGGCCCGGAACTCGGGGCTGTGCGCATTGATTCCGGCGATCTTGGCGTGATGACCACAAAGGTTCGCCAGGAACTCGATGATTTAGGCGCCCACAACACCCGCATCGTGGTGAGCTCTGACTTGGATGAATACGCCATCGCCGGGTTGCGCGGTAACCCCGTGGACGCTTTCGGCGTTGGCACCTCCGTGGTCACCGGTTCCGGCGCCCCGACTGCCGGCATGGTGTACAAGTTGGTGGAGGTTGAAGGTCACCCCGTGGCCAAGCGCTCGCGGGGCAAGCAAATGACCGGCGGTACAAAGAAGGCCGTGCGCACACACCGCGCCACCGGCACCGCCGTGGAGGAAATCGTCTTTCCGTTTGATCACGACGCCCCGAAGATCGGCCAGCTCACTTCTTATGAACTCACCGTCCCGCTCATGCGCTCCGGCGAAGTAGTCGAGGGCCTGCCCACGCTTGAGGAATCGCGCGCATATCTGGCACGCCAATTGGTCACCCTGCCGTGGGAGGGGTTGGCATTGTCGAAGGACGAGCCGGTGCTGTCTACTCGCTTCGTGGGCTTCGAGTAA
- a CDS encoding ATP-dependent DNA helicase, producing the protein MPATSKLLDAAVDALGGARRENQARMAQAVTKALETQRHLAVQAGTGTGKSLAYLVPAIRHAQATDTTVIVSTATIALQRQLVGRDLPRLADALEPLLERRPTFAIMKGRSNYLCQNKIGVEEPEDTLMDEGDLTWMGRHVARLHEWANDTETGDRDDLEPGVPDLAWRAVSVTARECVGASRCPHGDTCFAEAARKKAHDADVIVTNHALLAIDALSEAQILPEHEVVIIDEAHELDGRITAVATNEIGVTTLTLSANRATKLGAEQRSKELKQVANEWEQEMLDIEAGRITELPEALKSQLEAVRNALWRLKEAIAQSPDGEQTNAPERFAERLALNNHLVDQHDSVVRILEVFEESDPSKHEDVVWVHHDDRRGTHIKVAPLSVAGLLHTRLFGENTCVLTSATLAIGGNFKAMAAAWGMPTGSFDAMDVGSPFDPAKKGILYTPTHLPEPGRDGLDETWLDEIAELILATGGRTLGLFSSKRAAVQAAEAMRTRLPFEVFCQGDDSTSTLIQNFANNHNACLFGTLTLWQGVDVPGPSCSLVIIDRIPFPRPDDPLLQARKIAADAEGRNGFMEVAATHAALLMAQGAGRLLRSVDDRGVVAVLDKRMVEKRYGGFLHSSLPQFWRTSDPATVRGALKRLVAEA; encoded by the coding sequence GTGCCGGCAACGTCAAAGCTTCTCGACGCCGCCGTGGACGCCCTCGGCGGTGCCCGGCGCGAGAATCAAGCGCGCATGGCACAGGCGGTCACCAAGGCGCTGGAGACGCAACGCCACTTGGCGGTGCAGGCCGGAACCGGCACCGGTAAGTCCTTGGCCTACCTGGTTCCGGCGATTCGCCATGCCCAGGCCACGGACACCACGGTGATTGTTTCCACCGCCACGATCGCTCTGCAACGCCAGTTGGTGGGCCGCGATCTTCCACGGCTCGCCGACGCCCTTGAGCCGCTGCTGGAACGCCGCCCGACCTTCGCCATCATGAAGGGCCGCTCGAATTACCTCTGCCAGAACAAGATCGGCGTTGAGGAACCTGAAGACACCCTCATGGATGAGGGCGATCTGACGTGGATGGGACGCCATGTTGCGCGCCTGCACGAATGGGCCAACGACACGGAGACTGGCGACCGCGATGACTTAGAACCCGGCGTGCCTGACCTGGCGTGGCGAGCAGTGAGCGTAACCGCTCGCGAATGCGTTGGGGCCTCCCGCTGCCCGCACGGTGATACCTGCTTTGCCGAGGCTGCCCGCAAGAAGGCGCACGACGCTGACGTGATCGTCACCAACCATGCCTTGCTGGCCATCGACGCACTATCCGAGGCGCAAATCTTGCCTGAGCATGAGGTGGTGATCATCGACGAGGCGCACGAGCTCGACGGGCGCATCACCGCCGTTGCCACCAACGAGATCGGCGTGACCACGCTGACGCTTTCCGCCAATCGCGCCACCAAGCTCGGCGCGGAGCAGCGCTCCAAGGAGCTGAAGCAAGTGGCCAATGAGTGGGAACAGGAGATGCTCGACATTGAAGCAGGTCGCATCACTGAACTCCCCGAAGCGCTGAAATCTCAACTTGAGGCCGTCCGCAATGCACTGTGGCGCCTGAAGGAGGCCATCGCGCAAAGCCCCGACGGTGAACAGACGAACGCCCCCGAACGTTTTGCCGAGCGCCTGGCGCTCAACAATCACCTGGTTGACCAGCACGATTCCGTGGTGCGCATCCTCGAGGTTTTTGAGGAATCAGATCCCTCCAAGCACGAGGACGTGGTGTGGGTGCATCACGACGATCGCCGCGGCACCCATATCAAGGTCGCACCACTGTCCGTGGCGGGACTCTTACATACCCGCCTCTTTGGCGAGAACACCTGCGTACTCACTTCCGCCACCTTGGCCATTGGCGGCAACTTCAAGGCTATGGCCGCTGCCTGGGGCATGCCAACGGGAAGCTTCGACGCCATGGATGTGGGCTCGCCTTTCGATCCAGCCAAGAAGGGCATCCTCTACACACCCACGCACCTACCGGAACCTGGTCGTGACGGTTTGGATGAAACGTGGCTGGATGAGATCGCCGAGCTGATCTTGGCTACGGGCGGACGCACTCTTGGGTTGTTTTCCTCCAAGCGCGCCGCTGTGCAAGCCGCCGAGGCCATGCGCACCCGCCTGCCCTTCGAGGTGTTCTGCCAGGGCGATGACTCCACCAGCACCTTGATCCAGAATTTCGCCAACAACCACAACGCCTGCCTTTTTGGCACGCTCACACTCTGGCAAGGCGTGGACGTTCCAGGCCCCTCGTGCTCCCTGGTGATCATCGACCGCATCCCCTTCCCCCGCCCCGACGATCCCCTACTCCAGGCCCGCAAGATCGCCGCCGACGCCGAAGGCCGCAATGGCTTCATGGAAGTAGCAGCAACCCACGCCGCGCTGCTCATGGCGCAGGGTGCTGGGCGCCTGCTGCGCAGCGTGGACGATCGCGGTGTGGTGGCGGTGCTGGACAAGCGCATGGTGGAAAAACGCTACGGAGGCTTCCTGCACTCCTCCCTGCCGCAGTTCTGGCGCACATCCGATCCCGCGACAGTGCGAGGGGCACTTAAACGCCTGGTGGCCGAGGCCTAA
- a CDS encoding aminoacyl-tRNA hydrolase, whose protein sequence is MTDLFAIAHERLAQAVEGRSWERDPEDAADPSTIQAMQIALHIPKQQPPQRHHLLEAAARAAVAVCLDERAGADFEDPEHGYFARAIDTWYRHRIRKVTRRARNAAWDQVQALPGVTIDDTARAFIPSAVHEVPRELSKLQIAGTDLPLEEPGPMRPGVVLFVNASLGMSAGKVAAQVGHASMLFAGHQSVEWARGWASKSFPLQVREVEKGLFDEHRKHPNAITVVDAGFTEVEPDTATVCVLLRSV, encoded by the coding sequence ATGACTGACTTGTTCGCCATAGCGCACGAGCGTCTTGCTCAGGCGGTGGAGGGGCGCTCCTGGGAACGCGATCCGGAGGATGCCGCGGATCCTTCGACGATTCAGGCGATGCAGATTGCTCTACACATCCCGAAGCAGCAGCCACCGCAACGCCACCACCTTTTGGAAGCCGCAGCTCGTGCAGCGGTGGCGGTGTGCTTGGATGAACGTGCCGGAGCCGACTTTGAGGATCCAGAGCACGGCTACTTCGCTCGCGCCATCGATACCTGGTATCGCCATCGCATCCGCAAAGTCACTCGCCGCGCCCGCAATGCTGCCTGGGATCAAGTGCAGGCTTTGCCTGGCGTGACTATCGACGACACAGCGCGCGCCTTCATCCCCAGTGCCGTGCACGAGGTCCCGCGCGAGCTATCCAAGCTGCAAATCGCCGGAACGGACCTTCCGCTCGAAGAACCTGGGCCAATGCGCCCGGGCGTGGTGCTCTTTGTGAACGCCTCCCTTGGCATGAGCGCCGGCAAAGTTGCCGCGCAGGTGGGGCATGCCTCGATGTTGTTCGCCGGGCACCAGAGCGTGGAATGGGCGCGCGGGTGGGCGTCGAAAAGCTTCCCACTGCAGGTACGGGAGGTGGAAAAGGGGCTTTTCGACGAACACCGCAAACACCCCAACGCGATTACCGTCGTTGATGCTGGGTTCACCGAGGTAGAGCCGGACACCGCCACCGTGTGCGTATTACTGCGTAGCGTGTGA